One window of the Cryptomeria japonica chromosome 7, Sugi_1.0, whole genome shotgun sequence genome contains the following:
- the LOC131045461 gene encoding disease resistance protein Roq1-like, which yields MASSSTTRQHQSQPENAFDQIAPYLKSNSEEPWDIFINHRGSDVKHTLAAAIYNKLHPMGLHVFLDVEALEPGDVMPAEIQRAITSATLHIAILSPNYAQSPWCLAELSLMLKTGAKIIPIFYHVEPSELRSTYLGGDMYANAFSEHGKKGKYSPEKLDEWKRALYNISFHSGYLVNKNEDETRILKNIVNCAIKVMKMVSLPVAEHPQGLDDLVEGFQSIESKERVQITGIVGMGGSGKTTLAKELFNRNFSSFERCSFVFDVRDAASRYALVDKQKKLLRDLGVDHLPFDHVDEGKAVLGNRLRAYRVLIVLDDIDHFDQLSTLLPNKDDLGSQSMVIVTTRDLGVLISWDLSCIYKMPGLNRSNAEKLFCWHAFLQPSPPTGFKSLVEKFLKAGNGLPLSLKVLGGQLYGKNSKANWKSQLKKLSRILPTDIKQRLQVSYDALDEEEKEMFLDVACFLIGENKSRAIAVWDGSGWSGVHGLETFVNKCLVELVSDPVYPGQSPSYADKIRMHDHLRDMGREIASRHSSYRIWFPEQIKQHSLERKLIRGIQSADAFCAFKEYTYPLMRTSKRQSKLPRLSVKLQILFVRGNEFTEEFASLSEDLVWIRWENFPHRSLPSWFTLRNLSVLELSGANELEELWKSNADPPLQLREFIIFGMSKLKSLPNSVGRLKHLKKIDCYFSGGSLPDELCGLQSLEFLALSSSTMLSSLPAGFGNLLSLQHLSLQRCRLLRALPNSFKQLIHLKYLNLPGCEILTSLPAGFGDLINLQTIDLESCKQLKTLPDSFKQLIHLKSLNLKYCEKIRLRLDMLEHMRKLEYLNLSFCKELEDLPRQIINQVSLTVLDLQGCISLRGSPENIGELGNLKSLTIESLLLPSLLNFPGRLCSLITMSIVNSVSETIFDAGAASSLSILEKKDLEDCNQVSRMLISNDCCPSLETLEIWWNHHLMEIDTLPMSLKILDICNCKELKNIRCIGNLANLKKLEISDCPEIDELPSFLYLASLKKFRISNCPKVEKIGGLEHCKSLKTLKIGLKVPGIPNLEKLERLERLELECDTISALKPCIHSMKECPSEMEIQGRVINFVKPTVTSLGFPGLTVTEMKAGSDLLKIRDPAYILYYDEKRKVVYIGVFRQNAGCCAYNYATIFTDKKAMVVTGQEGRVVEAFYQLFALLE from the exons ATGGCTTCATCTTCCACAACCAGGCAACATCAATCTCAGCCAGAAAACGCTTTTGATCAAATTGCTCCTTACCTTAAATCCAACTCAGAAGAGCCATGGGACATATTTATTAATCATCGTGGAAGTGATGTCAAACACACATTAGCTGCTGCCATCTATAATAAACTTCATCCCATGGGATTGCACGTGTTTCTTGATGTGGAAGCTCTTGAGCCTGGTGATGTCATGCCAGCAGAAATACAACGTGCCATAACTAGTGCTACCCTTCACATTGCCATTCTTTCTCCCAACTATGCTCAATCCCCATGGTGTTTGGCTGAGCTATCCTTAATGCTCAAAACTGGTGCTAAAATCATTCCCATTTTCTATCATGTTGAGCCCTCTGAGCTTAGATCGACTTATTTAGGAGGAGATATGTATGCCAATGCATTTTCAGAGCATGGGAAGAAGGGAAAATACTCCCCAGAAAAGCTTGACGAGTGGAAAAGGGCACTCTACAACATTTCATTCCATTCCGGCTACCTGGTTAACAAGAATGA GGATGAGACCAGAATTTTGAAGAATATTGTGAATTGTGCAATCAAAGTCATGAAAATGGTATCCTTGCCAGTAGCAGAGCATCCGCAGGGGTTAGATGATCTTGTAGAAGGATTCCAATCAATAGAAAGTAAAGAGAGAGTGCAAATTACAGGCATCGTGGGAATGGGAGGTAGTGGTAAGACCACACTGGCCAAAGAGCTATTCAACAGGAACTTTTCCTCCTTCGAGAGATGCAGTTTTGTTTTCGATGTGCGAGATGCAGCATCAAGGTATGCTCTAGTTGACAAGCAGAAAAAGCTTCTGAGGGACCTTGGTGTTGATCATTTGCCATTCGATCATGTAGATGAAGGCAAGGCCGTTCTTGGAAATCGTTTGCGCGCCTATCGGGTGCTCATAGTTTTGGATGACATCGATCACTTCGACCAGCTGAGTACTCTACTGCCAAACAAAGACGATCTTGGATCCCAAAGTATGGTCATTGTCACAACAAGGGACTTGGGAGTTCTTATTTCATGGGATCTATCCTGCATTTATAAAATGCCAGGACTCAACAGGTCCAACGCTGAGAAGCTATTCTGCTGGCATGCATTCTTGCAACCCTCCCCACCCACTGGGTTTAAATCTCTGGTTGAAAAGTTCTTAAAGGCTGGGAATGGTTTGCCTCTGTCATTGAAGGTATTAGGAGGACAGCTATATGGCAAAAACTCCAAAGCTAACTGGAAATCCCAATTAAAAAAGCTATCAAGAATATTGCCTACCGACATCAAACAAAGGCTACAAGTTAGCTACGATGCTCTCgatgaagaagagaaagaaatgTTCTTGGATGTAGCATGTTTTCTCATTGGAGAAAATAAAAGCAGGGCCATAGCAGTGTGGGATGGATCGGGATGGAGTGGTGTGCATGGTTTAGAAACATTTGTGAATAAATGTCTTGTGGAGCTGGTCTCCGACCCAGTCTATCCTGGGCAAAGCCCCTCCTACGCGgataagataaggatgcatgatcaTCTCAGGGATATGGGAAGAGAAATTGCAAGTAGACATTCTTCATATCGTATTTGGTTTCCAGAGCAGATAAAGCAACATTCCCTG GAAAGAAAGCTGATTCGAGGTATTCAGAGTGCTGATGCTTTTTGTGCATTCAAAGAGTACACGTATCCATTAATGAGAACTTCAAAGAGACAATCTAAACTCCCTAGATTGTCTGTTAAGTTACAAATTCTTTTTGTCAGAGGAAACGAGTTCACGGAAGAGTTTGCATCATTATCTGAAGATCTTGTGTGGATCCGCTGGGAGAATTTTCCTCATAGAAGCCTTCCATCATGGTTTACACTCAGAAATTTGAGTGTTTTAGAGCTTTCGGGTGCTAATGAGTTGGAAGAATTGTGGAAGAGCAATGCGGAT CCTCCATTGCAATTGAGAGAGTTTATTATATTTGGTATGAGTAAATTGAAATCGCTTCCAAACTCAGTGGGGCGCCTTAAGCACTTGAAAAAGATTGACTGTTACTTTAGTGGTGGCAGTTTACCAGATGAGTTATGTGGCCTCCAGTCACTGGAGTTTTTGGCTTTATCAAGCAGTACAATGCTATCTTCACTACCTGCTGGATTTGGTAATTTACTAAGCTTGCAGCATTTATCTCTACAGCGTTGCCGTCTCTTGAGGGCGTTGCcaaattctttcaagcaattgatacACCTGAAATATCTAAATTTACCAGGTTGTGAAATCCTAACTTCATTACCTGCCGGTTTCGGTGATTTGATAAACTTGCAGACTATAGATCTGGAGTCTTGTAAGCAGTTGAAGACGTTGCCGGATTCATTCAAGCAGCTGATACACCTGAAATCTCTAAATTTAAAGTACTGTGAAAAGATTAGACTGAGATTGGATATGCTGGAGCACATGAGAAAGCTCGAGTATTTGAACCTCAGCTTTTGCAAGGAATTAGAAGATTTGCCTCGTCAAATCATAAATCAGGTGTCCCTGACAGTGTTGGATCTACAAGGTTGTATCAGTTTAAGGGGTTCACCAGAAAACATTGGCGAACTGGGCAACTTAAAGTCGCTAACAATTGAGAGTCTTTTGTTGCCAAGCTTGCTAAATTTTCCCGGAAGATTATGCTCGTTGATAACTATGTCAATAGTTAATTCTGTCAGTGAAACAATTTTTGATGCTGGAGCTGCTTCTTCACTTTCAATACTTGAGAAAAAAGACTTAGAAGATTGCAATCAAGTTTCCAGGATGTTAATTTCCAATGATTGTTGTCCCAGTCTAGAAACTCTGGAAATTTGGTGGAATCACCATTTAATGGAGATAGATACGCTTCCAATGTCACTCAAGATTCTAGACATATGCAATTGCAAAGAGCTGAAGAACATCAGGTGTATTGGTAATCTTGCAAACCTCAAGAAACTGGAAATATCTGACTGTCCGGAGATAGACGAGCTTCCAAGTTTCTTATATTTGGCTTCGCTGAAAAAATTCAGAATTAGTAATTGCCCAAAAGTTGAGAAAATAGGAGGTTTGGAACACTGTAAGTCATTAAAGACACTGAAAATAGGCTTGAAAGTGCCAGGTATACCGAATTTAGAGAAATTGGAAAGATTGGAAAGACTAGAGCTCGAATGCGACACCATATCAGCTCTTAAACCTTGTATTCACTCTATGAAG GAATGTCCAAGCGAAATGGAGATACAAGGTAGAGTGATCAATTTTGTGAAGCCAACAGTAACCTCTTTGGGGTTTCCTGGTCTTACAGTCACAGAGATGAAAGCGGGGTCCGACCTCTTAAAGATTCGAGATCCCGCTTATATTTTGTATTATGATGAGAAGAGGAAAGTTGTATATATAGGTGTGTTCCGCCAAAACGCAGGGTGCTGTGCATACAACTACGCCACTATATTTACAGACAAGAAAGCAATGGTAGTGACAGGGCAAGAGGGAAGAGTTGTGGAAGCTTTTTACCAATTATTCGCACTCCTGGAATAG